AATGCGGGTGGCGCAGCGTGATCGCCCTGAGGATGTAATCCCTTCCCCGCAGGTAGAGCCTCTTCGCCCGCTGGAGCATTTCGTTCTTGGTGTCGAGGTCGGTGTACGTCAATTGCTCGGCAGGCACCTGGACAAACGCGTACGCGTACATGCACAGCGATTTTCCCGTGGCAAGGAGCAGGGGACGGTTGTTGGGCGAGCTGGCAACCAGGGATTCGTAGAGTTTTATGGCGAACGGCATCGCGTCGCCCACCAGTCCAGGATCGTCGTCGCCCGAGAACACGGCGGCACCGCTCTCCTTTGACAAGGCCCCGGCCATCAGGTTGACCGTCGTGGTCTTCACGCAGCCGGAGATCAGGAGCGCAAGGATGATGAAAAGCCAGGGGAAAATATTTTTTGATGACCATCTCATAATGTTAATCGCTTTAGCGTATTGATTCCCGGCTTTAACTCAGGGTGAAACTTCTCGCACCGATAACATTTATCGCTTTATTTAGTATATAATATATAAAAAAATCCGCCAATTTCTCTAAGGTCTCAATATAATTTTTCCACCCATCAATCAGCCTAAACTTTATGATCCGTCGGCAGCCGTCCTTGTAGAATCAAGTCTCAAAACGTATATTTTTCCAACCATCAATGTAAAAACAATCCGATAAAACCGTTCGCAAGCCAAGGAGACCGCATGAACCTCGACAAGGCCATCCGCAAGGTAGCCGATTTTCCCAAACCCGGCGTTTTGTTCTACGACGTGACGAGCATCTTCATCAACCCGAAGGCGTTCCGCTACGTGGTGCGTGAAATGCTGAAGGCGTATGAAACAACGGCGGTGGACGGGGTGATCGCCATCGAAAGCCGGGGGTTCCTCCTCGGGTCGTGCTTCGCGCTCAAGCGCAAGGTGCCGCTCGTGCTCGCCAGGAAAAAGGGCAAGCTGCCGGGCAAGACGGTCGAGGAAAGCTATTCGCTGGAATACGGACAGGCCACGCTGCAGATGCACGAGGAAGACCTGAAACCGGGCAAATGGCTCATCATCGACGATCTGATCGCCACCGGCGGCACGCTCGCCGCGGTCGCGAACATGGTGAAGCGCCAGGGCGGGGAGGTGGCCGGCATGTTCGGCGTGATCGGGCTTCCGTTCCTCAAGTACGCGGAGAAAATCGGGCAGTATAATCCAAAAACGCTGATCAATTATTCGGGCGAATAAAATTATAACGATAAAACGCCGCTTGTCATTGCGAGCCCAGCGAAGCAATCTCGCGTTGAGGCAATTAAGATAGGGAGATTGCTTCGCCGCTTCGCTTCTCGCAATGGCGCTTCTAGGGTGATACATATCCTGAGGAACAATAACCATGCGGCTGCGACTTTTCAAAGAGCCGTTCCCGGAGCCTTTTTCCAAGGGGAA
This genomic window from Chitinivibrionales bacterium contains:
- a CDS encoding adenine phosphoribosyltransferase; the encoded protein is MNLDKAIRKVADFPKPGVLFYDVTSIFINPKAFRYVVREMLKAYETTAVDGVIAIESRGFLLGSCFALKRKVPLVLARKKGKLPGKTVEESYSLEYGQATLQMHEEDLKPGKWLIIDDLIATGGTLAAVANMVKRQGGEVAGMFGVIGLPFLKYAEKIGQYNPKTLINYSGE